The Thermasporomyces composti region GGTCCCGGTCCGGTCCCACCTCGGTGATCGTGCCGCCCGGCAGCACGAGCGTGACGCGGCGCAGGGCCGCACCGAACGACCCGTCGACGTGGTGGTTCTTGCCATGCACGTCGGCGGCGACCGCCCCGCCCACCGTGACGTGCCGCGTCCCGGGCGTCACCGGCACGAACCATCCGCGCGGCAGCAGGGTCCGCATCAACCGGTCGAAGCTGACGCTGGCGGAGGCGGTCACCTCGCCGCGCTCGACGTCGAGCGTGATCCGCTCCGGCAGGCCGGTGCAGTCGAGCACGAGCCCGCCAGCGTCCTGGGCGGCGTCGCCGTAGGAACGGCCCAGCCCACGCGCGATGACGCCGCGCGGAGGCGGGTCCGCGAGTAGCCGTGCCAGCTCGGCGGTCGAGGTGGGTCGGGCGAGGCGGGCGACGGTGGGGGCGGTGCGACCCCATCCCGTCAGGCGCACGGGACGGCATGTCTCAGGCGACCCCGGCCCAGCGGAGCTCGCCTCAGCGGCCCGTTCGGAGGACCGCGTACCCGACGACTCAGACGACATAGACCCCCACCACGACACAGCAGGCGAGGACGATGCCCGACGTCAGGATCATGGGGTCGGACGGCGCGGTCAGTTCGGGCTCCTCACCGTGCCCGGCGTCGACGAGCATGGCGTACCGCAGGATCCCCACTGTGAAGGGAACGATCGACAGCCCGAACGCCAGCCGGGACAGCCCTTCGTGGAGCTCGAACGCCCACAGGCAGTACGCGACGAGCACGGCACCGGAGGTGGTGGCGCGGACGTAGCGGAGGAAGTCCCGGGTGTAGAGGTGGAGCGTGCGCCGGGAGTCGCCGCGCTCGGCGTTGCGGAGCTCGGCCTCGCGTTTGCCCGCCACGACGAAGAGGGAGACCAGCGTGGCGACGATGAGGAACCAGCTCGACACGCTGACCTCGACGGCTACCGCGCCGGCGATGGCCCGCAGGACGAAGCCGCCGGCGACGCAGACCAGATCCAGGACCGGCACGTGCTTGACGCGCAACGAGTACGCGGTGGTGAGGGCCACGTACCCGGCGATGACCACGGCCAGGTACCAGGTGCCGGTGAGCGGCGCCAGGGCGATGGCCGCGAGCAGGAACCCGGCGCCGGTCACGTACGCGAGCCGGACGGAGACCTGGCCGGCCGCGACCGGCCGGAGGCGCTTGCGGGGGTGGGCTTGGTCGGCGGCCGCGTCGCGCGCGTCGTTGACGAGGTACGTGCCGCTCGCCGCCAGGCAGAACGCGACGAACGCGATCAGCACGTCGGCGACCGCGGCCGGATCGGTGAGGACTCCCGCGAAGGCGGGCGCGGCGAGCACGAGGACGTTCTTGACCCAGTGGCGAGGACGGCAGGCGCGGATCAGGCCGCGTACCCGGCTGCCGGGCAGCTCACGGGCGGCCGCGTGATCCGGTGCGGTCGTGGTCACGTCGGGTCTCCTCCGGGTCGCGGGCATCCTAGGCGTTCCAGCGTGAGCCCGAAACCGTCGGCGATTCGTGCCCGAGCGTTCGCCGTCGTGGTGCCGGCCGGGCGGCCGGATTCGCCCGATTGACCGAATTTCGGGATGGCCAGCTCACAATGTGAACAGCCCGGACGTCCAGAGGCGTCGCCGCTAGACTGTCCTGCGGCAAAGCGCCGACGGGCCGGTCCCGCCGGTCCGTCCCCATCGACCCCGCCGAGCAGGAGCGTTTCGTGAGCCTAGTCGTGCAGAAGTACGGCGGCTCGTCGGTGGCCGATGCGCAGTGCATTAAGCGCGTCGCGCAGCGCATCGTCGCGACCAAGAAGGCCGGCCATGACGTCGTCGTTGTCGTCTCGGCGATGGGTGATACCACCGACGAACTACGCGACCTCGCGCAGCAGGTAAGCCCGTTGCCGCCGCCGCGTGAGCTCGACATGCTGCTCACCGCGGGAGAGCGAATCTCGATGGCCCTCTTGGCGATGGCGATCGCCAACCTCGGGCAGACGGCGAAGTCGTACACCGGTAGCCAGGCCGGCGTGATCACGACGAACCACCACGGCCGCGCCAAGATCATCGACATCACGCCCGGGCGGATCCGCCAGACCCTGGACGAGGGCGCGATCGCGATCGTCGCCGGCTTCCAGGGGGTCTCCCAGGACACGAAGGAGATCACGACTCTCGGCCGGGGGGCTTCCGACACCACCGCGGTGGCGTTGGCCGCCGCGCTCGGCGCGGACGTCTGCGAGATCTACACCGACGTCGACGGCGTCTTCACCGCCGACCCT contains the following coding sequences:
- a CDS encoding decaprenyl-phosphate phosphoribosyltransferase; this encodes MTTTAPDHAAARELPGSRVRGLIRACRPRHWVKNVLVLAAPAFAGVLTDPAAVADVLIAFVAFCLAASGTYLVNDARDAAADQAHPRKRLRPVAAGQVSVRLAYVTGAGFLLAAIALAPLTGTWYLAVVIAGYVALTTAYSLRVKHVPVLDLVCVAGGFVLRAIAGAVAVEVSVSSWFLIVATLVSLFVVAGKREAELRNAERGDSRRTLHLYTRDFLRYVRATTSGAVLVAYCLWAFELHEGLSRLAFGLSIVPFTVGILRYAMLVDAGHGEEPELTAPSDPMILTSGIVLACCVVVGVYVV